In one window of Blattabacterium sp. (Cryptocercus punctulatus) str. Cpu DNA:
- a CDS encoding HAD family hydrolase, which yields MKNINTFIFDVDGVLTNCTLNLFPDGNMVRQMFAKDGFAIELAKDRGYNLCIITRGADLMVFRRLRDFNIQYIYQGIDNKKKYLDEYCNILNITRKKILYMGDDIPDIEIMQSVALPCSPIDAVPEVKKVSKYISPKKGGRGCVRDVIEQTLKIQKKLVIIIKKK from the coding sequence ATGAAGAATATTAATACTTTTATTTTTGATGTTGATGGGGTATTAACTAATTGTACTTTAAATTTATTTCCTGATGGGAATATGGTACGTCAAATGTTTGCTAAAGATGGATTTGCTATAGAATTAGCGAAAGATAGAGGATATAATTTATGTATTATTACAAGAGGTGCAGATTTAATGGTTTTTCGTCGTTTAAGAGATTTTAATATTCAATATATTTATCAAGGTATTGATAATAAAAAAAAATATTTGGATGAATATTGTAATATTTTAAATATTACTAGAAAAAAAATATTATATATGGGGGATGATATTCCAGATATTGAAATTATGCAATCTGTAGCTTTACCTTGTTCCCCAATAGATGCAGTACCAGAAGTAAAAAAAGTATCTAAATATATTTCTCCTAAAAAAGGAGGTAGGGGGTGTGTAAGAGATGTAATAGAACAAACTTTGAAAATTCAAAAAAAATTGGTTATAATAATAAAAAAAAAATAG
- the secG gene encoding preprotein translocase subunit SecG yields MYSIIFIGMFIILICFFLIIIILIQNPKKGIFYQSFMDKNFRLFGIKRTNNFLEKLTWILSIFIFFLVLFFNYLLKHNL; encoded by the coding sequence ATGTATTCAATTATATTTATAGGAATGTTTATTATTTTAATATGTTTTTTTCTTATTATAATAATTTTAATACAAAATCCTAAAAAAGGAATTTTTTATCAATCTTTTATGGATAAAAATTTTAGACTTTTTGGAATTAAAAGAACAAATAATTTTTTAGAAAAATTAACTTGGATATTATCTATTTTTATATTTTTTTTAGTTTTATTTTTTAATTATTTATTAAAACATAATTTATAA
- a CDS encoding sigma 54-interacting transcriptional regulator yields MESIHNIKKKFSIIGNDYALHRALEKTIQVAPTDISVLVLGESGVGKEFIPKIIHQFSYRKHHSYIAVNCGAIPEGTIDSELFGHEKGSFTGATNMRKGYFEGANGGTIFLDEVGELPLTTQVRLLRILETGEFIKVGSSKIQKTNIRIVAATNLNLLESIQKGKFREDLYYRLNTVQINLPPLRFRKNDIKLLFKKFSNDFSDKYHIPSMKLTEDAIIYLEKYPWPGNIRQLKNIIEQMSVIEKKREISSEKLKEYIPENIPFLSFSHPINNEYFFQNFSNERDFLYKILFDMKKSLNHLKNLTLQLIKNNNDNKFIKKNQELMEKVFGKIIKPSNNSIKSIVKDSIFQLENSSKPLSKYDFDYEEIEEDVSKKESNSFSLQKKEIEFIKKALKKNNGKRKKTAIELGISERTLYRKIKQYGL; encoded by the coding sequence ATGGAATCTATTCATAACATAAAAAAAAAATTTTCCATTATTGGGAATGATTATGCTTTACATAGAGCTTTAGAAAAAACTATTCAAGTTGCACCAACAGATATTTCCGTACTAGTTCTTGGAGAAAGTGGAGTAGGAAAAGAATTTATTCCTAAAATAATTCATCAATTTTCCTATAGAAAACATCATTCTTATATTGCTGTAAATTGTGGGGCAATTCCAGAAGGAACTATTGATAGTGAATTATTTGGACATGAAAAAGGATCTTTTACAGGAGCTACAAATATGCGAAAAGGATATTTTGAAGGTGCAAATGGAGGAACTATATTTTTAGATGAAGTTGGTGAATTACCTTTAACTACACAAGTTCGTCTACTTCGAATTTTAGAAACAGGTGAATTTATAAAAGTTGGGTCTTCTAAAATACAAAAAACTAATATACGAATTGTAGCTGCAACTAATTTAAATCTTCTAGAATCTATTCAAAAAGGAAAATTTAGAGAAGATTTATATTATCGTCTTAATACAGTTCAAATAAATCTTCCTCCTTTACGTTTTCGTAAAAATGATATTAAATTATTATTTAAAAAATTTTCTAATGATTTTTCAGATAAATATCATATTCCTTCAATGAAATTGACTGAAGATGCTATAATATATCTAGAAAAATATCCTTGGCCTGGAAATATAAGACAATTAAAAAATATTATAGAACAAATGTCAGTAATAGAAAAAAAACGTGAAATTTCATCAGAAAAATTAAAAGAATATATTCCAGAAAATATCCCATTTTTATCATTTTCTCATCCAATAAATAATGAGTATTTTTTTCAAAATTTTTCTAACGAAAGAGATTTTCTATATAAAATTTTATTTGATATGAAAAAAAGTTTAAATCATCTTAAAAACTTAACCTTACAATTAATAAAAAATAACAATGATAATAAATTTATAAAAAAAAATCAAGAACTTATGGAAAAAGTATTTGGAAAAATAATTAAACCTTCCAATAATTCTATTAAATCTATAGTAAAAGATTCAATATTTCAATTAGAAAATTCTTCAAAACCTTTATCAAAATATGATTTCGATTATGAAGAAATAGAAGAAGATGTTTCAAAAAAAGAATCTAATTCTTTTTCATTACAAAAAAAAGAAATTGAATTTATTAAAAAAGCTTTAAAAAAAAATAATGGAAAAAGAAAGAAAACCGCAATAGAATTAGGTATTTCAGAAAGAACATTATATAGAAAAATTAAACAATATGGTTTATAA
- the groES gene encoding co-chaperone GroES yields MMEVKIKPLADRVLVKPDPAETKTASGIIIPDTAKEKPQKGTVISIGNGKKNEPMILKKGDRILYGKYSGTELKWEGEEYLIMRESDVIAVI; encoded by the coding sequence ATGATGGAAGTAAAGATTAAACCTTTAGCAGATCGAGTACTAGTAAAACCTGATCCTGCTGAAACAAAAACAGCATCAGGTATAATAATTCCTGATACTGCAAAGGAAAAACCACAAAAAGGAACTGTGATATCTATTGGAAATGGAAAAAAAAATGAACCTATGATTCTAAAAAAAGGAGATAGAATTTTATATGGAAAATATTCTGGAACTGAATTAAAATGGGAAGGAGAAGAATATCTTATCATGCGGGAATCTGATGTAATAGCAGTTATATAA
- the groL gene encoding chaperonin GroEL (60 kDa chaperone family; promotes refolding of misfolded polypeptides especially under stressful conditions; forms two stacked rings of heptamers to form a barrel-shaped 14mer; ends can be capped by GroES; misfolded proteins enter the barrel where they are refolded when GroES binds) codes for MAKDIKFDIEARDKLKKGVDALANAVKVTLGPKGRNVVLQKSFGGPQVTKDGVTVAKEIELEDSIENLGAQMVKEVASKTNDVAGDGTTTATVLAQAIVREGLKNVAAGANPMDLKRGIDKALEVVILDLKKQSREVGGNTDKIKQVASISANNDEKTGALIADAFEKVGKEGVITVEEAKGTDTSVDVVEGMQFDRGYQSPYFVTNTEKMITEFDQPQILLSDKKIAAMKDLLPILEPVAQSGKPLLIISEEVEGEALATLVVNKIRGTLKVAAIKAPGFGDRRKAMLEDIAILTGGTVISEETGSKLEDVKLKMLGKAERVIIDKDNTTIINGGGSKKDIRARVDQIKAQIESTTSDYDKEKLQERLAKLAGGVAVLYVGAASEVEMKEKKDRVDDALNATRAAVEEGIVAGGGVALVRAIKSLENIIGDNSDQDTGIQIVRRSLEEPLRQIVANAGGEGSVVVAKVAEGKGDFGYDAKIGEYKNMIVEGIIDPTKVARVALENAASVSGMLLTTECVVTEIKKDEPSSPPMPGAGGGGMGGMM; via the coding sequence ATGGCAAAAGATATTAAATTTGATATTGAAGCAAGAGATAAATTAAAAAAAGGAGTAGATGCATTAGCTAATGCGGTTAAAGTAACTTTAGGACCAAAAGGACGTAATGTAGTATTACAAAAGTCTTTTGGAGGTCCTCAAGTAACTAAAGATGGAGTTACTGTAGCTAAAGAAATAGAATTAGAAGATTCAATAGAAAATCTAGGAGCCCAAATGGTTAAAGAAGTAGCTTCAAAAACTAATGATGTAGCTGGAGATGGGACAACAACTGCAACTGTATTAGCTCAAGCTATCGTTAGAGAAGGGTTAAAAAATGTAGCGGCTGGAGCAAATCCAATGGATTTAAAAAGAGGAATAGATAAAGCATTAGAAGTTGTTATTTTAGATTTAAAAAAACAATCTAGAGAAGTTGGAGGAAATACCGATAAAATAAAACAAGTAGCTTCTATATCTGCAAATAATGATGAAAAAACTGGTGCATTAATAGCAGATGCTTTTGAAAAAGTTGGAAAAGAAGGAGTAATTACTGTAGAAGAAGCAAAAGGAACAGATACATCAGTAGATGTAGTAGAAGGTATGCAATTTGATAGAGGTTATCAATCTCCTTATTTTGTAACAAATACTGAGAAAATGATAACAGAATTTGATCAACCACAAATTCTACTATCTGATAAAAAAATTGCTGCAATGAAGGATTTATTACCTATATTAGAGCCTGTAGCTCAATCAGGTAAACCTTTACTTATTATTTCTGAAGAAGTAGAAGGTGAAGCATTAGCTACTTTAGTAGTAAATAAAATTCGAGGAACATTAAAAGTAGCAGCTATAAAAGCTCCAGGATTTGGAGATAGAAGAAAAGCAATGTTAGAAGATATTGCTATTCTTACAGGAGGTACTGTAATTTCAGAGGAAACTGGAAGTAAATTAGAAGATGTTAAATTAAAAATGCTTGGAAAAGCTGAAAGAGTTATTATTGATAAAGATAATACTACTATTATTAATGGTGGAGGTAGTAAAAAGGATATAAGAGCACGTGTAGATCAAATAAAAGCTCAAATAGAATCTACTACATCTGATTATGATAAAGAAAAATTACAAGAACGTCTTGCTAAATTAGCTGGTGGAGTTGCTGTCCTTTATGTAGGAGCTGCATCTGAAGTAGAAATGAAAGAAAAAAAAGATCGTGTAGATGATGCTTTAAATGCTACTCGTGCGGCAGTTGAAGAAGGTATTGTAGCTGGTGGTGGTGTTGCATTAGTTCGAGCAATCAAATCATTAGAAAATATTATAGGAGATAATTCTGATCAAGATACCGGAATACAAATAGTAAGAAGATCATTAGAAGAACCTTTACGTCAAATTGTAGCTAATGCAGGTGGAGAAGGTTCTGTAGTAGTTGCTAAAGTAGCTGAGGGAAAAGGTGATTTTGGTTATGATGCAAAAATTGGAGAATATAAAAATATGATAGTTGAAGGAATTATAGATCCTACTAAAGTAGCAAGAGTTGCATTAGAAAATGCAGCATCAGTTTCAGGAATGTTATTAACTACTGAATGTGTTGTTACAGAAATAAAAAAAGATGAACCAAGTTCTCCACCAATGCCTGGAGCTGGTGGTGGTGGAATGGGAGGAATGATGTAA